Part of the Salmo salar chromosome ssa10, Ssal_v3.1, whole genome shotgun sequence genome is shown below.
aaagacctcacagtgaaacatACCAGTAGCCTACCTTGCTTTTGTTATAAAATATAGCGAGTTTGTTATAGATGTACAGGAGAAAAGCTTCAGAATGCTATAATCCTGCTGCCGACCTGTCACTACTATCCCAATATTAAATATTTTCTTCGGACAGGCATCTGCTGTGCAAAAACAATCGTTGTTGCTACAATGCTTCCACTTGACATTAGGCTACAGTATTTGCATGTGTATTGCGGAAGCGAGTCCCTTCAGGAAAAAGAAAATCTAGGGCAACTCCATCTAGTGGGGAACCAGAAACCAACATCTTGGAAAATGATAACGCTCTATGTTTTGCACGGACATGTTGAACAGTTGTGACTCAAATTATTACATAAAATAACTGCCATGAAATTAATAATCTACCAACCCATTTTCAAGTCAATCCATAATTGAAAAAGGCACTCGCACAGCTGAGCTATCGTGTTGTAGGTGAATGGTAACAATGAGATAACATAAGAAAAAAGAAACCTGCACACTTACCTTGCTAGAGGCACAGTTTTTATGAAGTTCATGCGCCGCGGGAAGTAGTTTGGGGAGGGTGCTGCGATccggaaaaaaaaaatgtacctgtGCTGAAGATGTCTATATTGATCCTCTAATACATGAcgagtaaaggcccagtgcactacttttgtgtgtttgtttttttactaAATGTATTTGCGTGTTCATCAGCATTTGTAAATTGAGTCTGGTagggtgccttgcaaaagtattcacccccttggcatttttcctattttgttgcattacaacctgtaatttaaatagatttttatttggatttcatgtaatggacatacacaaaatagtccaaattggtgaagtgaaattaaaaaaattacttgtttcaatgaaatcaaaacagaaaagtggtgcgtgcatatgtattcacccctttgctatgaagtccctaaataagatctggtgcaaccaattaccttcagaaatcacataattagttaaagtccacctgtgtgcaatctaagtgtcacataatCCCAGTATATACatgcctgttctgaaaggccccagagtctgtaacaccattaagcaaggggcactatgaagaccaaggagctcgccaaacaggtcagggacaaagttgtggacaagtacagatcagggttgggttataaaaaatatctgaaactttgaacatcccacggagcacctttaaatccattattaaaaaaatggaaagaatatgtcaccacaacaaacctgccaagagatggctgcccaccaaaactcacagaccaggtaaggagggcattaatcagagaggcaacaaagaaacgataatcctgaaggagctgcaaagctccacagcggagattggagtatctgtccataggaccactttaagccatacactccacagagctgggctttttatttttatctttatttaactaggcaagtaagttaagaacaaattcttattttcaatgacagcctaggaacagtgggttaactgccttattcagggatagaacgacagatttttaccttgtctgctcggggattcgatcttgcaacctttttgttactagtccaacgctctaaccactaggctacctgccgccccacttcacggaagagtggccagaaaaaagccattgcataaagaaaaaaatatgaaaacacatttggtgtttgccaaaaggtatgtgggagactccccaaacatatggaagaaggtactctggtcagatgagactaaaattgagctttttgtccatcaaggaaaatgctatgtctggcgcaaacccaacacctctcatcaccccaagaacaccatccccacagtgaagtatggtggtggcagcatcatgctgtggggatgtttttcatcggcagggactgggaaactggtcagaattgaagtaacgatggatgatgctaaatacagggaaattcttgagggaaaccagtttgtcttccagagatttgagactgggactgagGTTCACCTTCAagcaggacaatggccctaagcatactgctaaagcaacactcgggtggtttaaggggaaacatttagatgtcttggaatgacctagtcaaagcccagacaatccaattgagaatctgtggcatGACTTAAAggctgctgtacaccagcggaacccatcccaCTTGAAGGAGCTAGAGCAGTTTTGCATTGAAGAAtgtgcaaaaatcccagtggctagatgtgccaagcttatagagacataccccaagagacttgcagctgtaattgctgcaaaaggtggctctacaaagtattgactttgggggggatgaatagttatgcacgctcaagttctgtatttttgtcttgtttgtttcacaaatattttgcatcttcaaagtggtaggcatgctgggtaaatcaaatgatacaaaagccccattgtaaggcaacaaaataagaaaaatgccagggggtgaatactttcacaagccactgtagttatgtacaaaacagttaatctgataATACTTGGGACTAAATATAAAAATACTTGCTTGATATGTTTTCCAGTTTGttgaaatactttgcaaatgcaactTATTTCTAAATGTAAACTGAAATGGTCTTAATTCCTTTTATATTTTAGTAGAAcagcttacagtagtgagtgcatacattttcatactggtccccggtGGGAGTCActctctaccaattgagccataTCATCACAAACCACTTTATGTCTCAATGTTTTTGCCCATGTTACAGAAATCTATATCGGTCCGTTAATACTAGTAAAGCcccactacttttgtgaaaaaatGTTTATCTTAATATATTTATTAACACCCTGAGCACCCATACTTCCCACagctgtgtacagttgaagtcggaagtttacatacaccttagccaaatacatttaaactcagtttttcacaattcctgacatttaatcctagtaaaaatgccctgttttaggtcagttaggatcaccactttattttaagaatgtgaaatgtcagaataataagagaatgattgatttatttcagctttttttttctttcatcacattcccagtgggtcataagtttacatacactcaattagtatttggtagcattgcctttaaattgtttaacttgggtcaaacgtttcgggtagccttccacaagcttcccacaataagttgggtgaattttggcccattcctcctgacagagctggtgtaactgagtcaggtttgtaggcctccttgctcacacatgctttttcagttctgccgacaaatgttctatgggattgaggtcagggctttgtgatggccactacaataccttgactttgttgtctttaagccattttgctacaattttggaagtatgcttggggtcattgtccatttggaaaacccatttgcgaccaagctttaacttaccGATGTTTTTAGATGTTGATTcattatatccacataattctcgTTCCTCATGatcttgaaaaacaagtttttcatgactccaacataagtgtatgtaaacttccgacttcaactgtatgtcagcCTCTTGGCCTTAAATgcttcaataaaaataaaaaactagcAGTGTGCGGATTTCTCTTTTCTTTAAAGTCAATCCATGGAAGGcatctctaacacacacaaattTAAGATTAACAATCCTATTTTAATATTGCTGTCAATGTCCTTGGTGAATGAAACATTGCCATTATTAAACAAAATTGTTACATTACATTCCAGGCTTGTCTTTGCATGGGCATGGCATATGAGCTAAACAGCATCATTGGTTTGTACAATGCCGTACATGACTTGACTCACATagattttactgtggatatgtaCAGTCGCCTGAGATCCGGTGGATTGTATTAAGCAACATAATGAAATCAAAATTCATCCTTACTAACATAAATCAGATGGAGGCATCCAAGGCCCCAATATAATAACaaatctaaaaatatatatatatttttttaagtgttcTCCCATAACTATCTCTACTTAAAAACGTAACTCTGCTTCCAGgggaacaaaaatatgaattcaatacatttttgttttctcaaATAGCATCTTGCAAACTGAATTCACAATCCATGTGTTCACATTAAGTAGGTTTCATACATAAATAAGGTTCAGAACCCTCAAAATCTCAGGATCATCACAGTGGTCCTAGTCTCTCGTcatccatctgtctatcgcctcagCTCACACTTTGTACTTCTCCTTTGCGTTCTCGTTCAGTATGCAGATGTGCTGCACAGAGCAAAAACACATGGTAAAGTGTAAAAAGAATACACCAACAGCAGACTTGGTTAAACTGACCCCTCATACATAcattgagtatacaaaacattaggaacaaaacattatttccatgtcagactgaccaggtgaaagctaccatcccttattgatgtcacttgttctcCTTCAGTCAGTGTATTTGAAGAGGAGAAGGCAgggtaaagaaggatttttaagccttgagacatgggttgtgtatgtgcaattcagagggtgaatgggcaagacaaaagtaggtgtcaggcgcaccAGTTTCAGTTTGTCAAGAACGGCAACGCtgatgggtttttcacactcaacagtttcctgtgtgtatcaagaatggtccaccacccaaaggacatccagccaacctgacaattgtgggaagcattgaagtcaacacgagtcagcatccctgtggaacgctttcgacaccttgtagagtccatgccccgacgaattgaggctgttctaagggaAAAAGGGGGTccaactcaatatcaggaaggtgttcctaatgttttgtacactcagtgtatgtctttCACTCGGTTTTGACATGCTGAATCTCAGAGAATATAACTGAATATCAGGATCATCTCCAATGCAGCGAACTTACACTGAGATCTCTGAAGTACTCGTTGTAGTCCAGGGCATATCCCACCAGAAACCAATCTGGCACCTCAAACCCGATGTCTGACCAAATACAGAGACGGACAGAATTCACTGCACAATACTAAGCTACATGTAAGTTATACATCTTGCTGTGTAGTATTAAGTTAGCAGTATCAAAAGATCTTATGGGATGAGTTTTGCATTAGTATTTCATAACATTAACACAGATATAAAGTATGTTGCTCTTTTCCATCTCTGGAGGTTAGCTAGTTGACTCCTGTTGTCTGTGACTGGGGTTGACCCTTTAGCTGCAACGGTCACAGAGCAGGTCAAAGGTAAACAGCTGTCCTTGCAAAACCATCTTAGAAAGCTTATCCAACTCTGACTTAAAGGAATGACATACATCactaaccatgtgtgtgaagaATACTCGTACTTGAGTACCATGTTGACCTACACATTCAAAGTCGATTGTTAGATACGCATATTAATCCCAACTATTATACGTGGTCATCCTTCCAAAGACTCTTTCTAGTACAGCAGTGTATGAACGGTGGGAAGGCATGCACGACACACAAAACACGGCAGAACTCACAGTCTGGTCTGTATCCTGAGCTCCTTGGTGTTCTCTTGACTAAAAGGCTGAAATGACAATGCATACAAGCACAGAACTGAATAGGATCTCTATGCAAACCATGCTCTTAATGGCATGGCATGCATCGCTCTCAATGACATGGTCTTCAACAATCTCAATGACACAGCAAACAATACAATCCACTCAATGGCCTTGCATTGTTCAATAACGTAACATAGCTAGAATGCGCTCAACACAGCCGTCTACAACCTAAACTAGAGTCAAATAGTCCCTTCCATAGCAGAGGGATATCCCATCCCTCCACAGTTCAATTAACAGTATGGTACATAGATTAAGTCTTAATCTGATCCAGTCACATAACATCTCTAAATCAGTGCTTAAGGGGAGAGTGTGCATTACAATAGATGGAGTGCGGTCATTAATATTGCTGTCTCGATCGAcaaaggctgcgtttacacaggcagcccaattaaaatattttttccactaattggtctgctgaccaatcacatcagatatgGTCACATTAGATCTTTTTTAGAGCTGATCCAATTGGTCAAAAgaacaattagtgaaaaaaatatcagaatttgtctgcctgtgtaaatgcagtcaAAGAGTGACATTCTGAGCTGAACCACTTCTCTGTCTAAATCAGGGCTACACAGCACTTATAGGGAATGTTCAGTAAGCACAATATGGGAGAAAAAGAGGACTGTGTGCTTAATACATTGGTTCTCACCTGACGACTTTGACCATCTTTGGATTGCATTCACTCAGCAGTGATAGCAGTGTCTCCATAGTCCTCCCAGTCTCCACAATGTCCTAAACACGTCAGCAGGACAGATACCGTTGCATAAGGGGGTTCAATTTAAGGAGTGCAAGGAAGTCCAACAACAATTCAAGGCAATCAATTCTATATTAATGTGGACAACCATAGCGATGGTACAGCCCACTTCTTTTAGGGTACACCCATTAGTGAATGTGATTTGCACCCTGGTCATATAGCTATAGTTCATGTGAGAGCTAGTGTGCTCCACACATTTATGTACAGCAATTTTAACATTTACAGAGATTGAATATTTAGATTAAGTGCTAAAAAGACACAGGGAAATTGGTCTTACCTCAACTATCAAAACATTCTGCAAAGGAAATTAGAAGACAATTGAtcacatatatactgtagatcaatatgtacatataacgaAAAATCcaataatgaaacaaaaatacagcaCCTCATTGGTTAAAGGATTACAACTTCACTCCTAAGATATTTGTATTTTATCTGTGGTTATGTCAAGCAATCAAATCTCACCTTCCCGGTTAGAGTTGAGAGCTCGTCCCCTCCGATAACTTTGACAATGTTTGTAGACTGGTCATTCTGGGGACAATACACACATCAGTAAAACTACACATCTCACCCAGGAAGAGGGTGATGGTCTACTCTAAATAATCATCAGGTCATCTAGTAATACATTAAAAAACATAACACTTCCATTGGCCAACACGGTTATCTGCTCATGCATCAGATGAGTCTAGTAGCAGATCACATTGTGATTTAGCCAACCCTTGTGTCATGTTTGTtgtcatgacaaacaacagatgaggGGTTGGCTAAAcaaactgatctgagaccaggccacacagacacacacagacacacagagagaataggCAACAGCTGTATTGCTTACATATAAAGATTGCCATCTTTCTTACACAATTGGAGGCTAttgaaggagagtgagagaaacgTGGAGTGGTTGACTCACGCAATAGCTCTTTAGCCTAATGAAATCCACAGTCAATGGGACAGACTTATCGCTGTTCTGATTTAGGGCCTTGATGTACTCCAGCAGGTCGGCAAAGAAAGTATAACCTCCTTTGAGAACACACAGTACTACTATATGGTGTCCCCCCATGTCCCGGACTATATCACGAGCCAGGCGCTCagtcctagagagagacagaaggaatagagagaaggataaaaaagagaggaagagagggacatCCAATGGCATGGGACCTGTAATTTCTGTGCAGGCTCATCAATCAATCTTCAGATGGTTTGTGATCTGGTCAGTCAGAACATCATGGTTTAAGGCTAGTATTGGCCATGTATGGAAAACTGGCTGAAAAGTTGCTGACTGGGTCAAATCAAATGATCTGGCTGGAGTCCTACTATTCATAACAGGGTTTAACATGGCATTCTACAACAGGGTATCCGACTAACAGTGTGTTTCATTCATAAGGCTGCTGCTTGCCTTCTCCCTGTCTGCAATGCAAATTGATGATGGCTATGCaccattacaaaaaaaaaacgactGCTGGTTTAGATGCCTGACACTGATTTGTCTAACAAATATGTCAGTGAGCTCTATCCGACAAAATACCTTAGCAACCATGGTGTAAATTAAGGAAACAATGGAGGCATAGAGGAATTTGTACAAAATTAGAGTTCTGATTTACTCCACAAAGGAATAGGAAAATGTGCAATTATGATGTTATAGTACAGTAGCCTACCCAGGTCCCAAAGAGTGCCAGTCCAGTGGTGATGGTTTGACTTACCTGTCCATGATCAGTCCATGGGGGATGATGACCTGGTCTAAATCCTCCTCATAGTGTTTGGGGACACAGAAGAGGTCCAACTTATACCCCTTCTCATCATCAGGTATCTGAAGGAGCAAAGAGATAACACATTTAGGAAATGATGGCACATAAATGTGCAATTGAGATGACCAAAAGTCTTCCCAAACTGAAGCGCCACACACACGAGCCAGGAGCCCTGGTAACGTTTAAGCTTGCTTTAAACCACCTGTTTGTGGGTGAGACAGAGATAGGGTGCAGACCTGCTTTTAGGACTCCATAGCCTACTTGGTCTGACTAGCTGCGTGAATTTTGAAATGTCAACTGAGTAACACGCCAGTGATTTATTCACATGTCCCGCAATCCTGATGTCATTATGAAACCACACTCAGACACTACTCAGAAACGTCCATTCTGCAGATTACCCTTCACCCCAGAGCAAGACGAGGGGTCTGACTGACATTACAAATATAACATAGGGACAGGGTACACCTTACCTGGATATAGGCCATATCACCGCTCTTGCTGTTCACGCCTCACTAGGGTGATATTTGTGGAGTCATGGCCTGATCAATAGGGAATAC
Proteins encoded:
- the LOC106561348 gene encoding hypoxanthine-guanine phosphoribosyltransferase isoform X2, with translation MAYIQIPDDEKGYKLDLFCVPKHYEEDLDQVIIPHGLIMDRTERLARDIVRDMGGHHIVVLCVLKGGYTFFADLLEYIKALNQNSDKSVPLTVDFIRLKSYCNDQSTNIVKVIGGDELSTLTGKNVLIVEDIVETGRTMETLLSLLSECNPKMVKVVSLLVKRTPRSSGYRPDYIGFEVPDWFLVGYALDYNEYFRDLSHICILNENAKEKYKV
- the LOC106561348 gene encoding hypoxanthine-guanine phosphoribosyltransferase isoform X3, whose translation is MAYIQIPDDEKGYKLDLFCVPKHYEEDLDQVIIPHGLIMDRTERLARDIVRDMGGHHIVVLCVLKGGYTFFADLLEYIKALNQNSDKSVPLTVDFIRLKSYCNDQSTNIVKVIGGDELSTLTGKNVLIVEDIVETGRTMETLLSLLSECNPKMVKVVSLLVKRTPRSSGYRPDCQHGTQVRVFFTHMLKGQPQSQTTGVN
- the LOC106561348 gene encoding hypoxanthine-guanine phosphoribosyltransferase isoform X1, which translates into the protein MAYIQIPDDEKGYKLDLFCVPKHYEEDLDQVIIPHGLIMDRTERLARDIVRDMGGHHIVVLCVLKGGYTFFADLLEYIKALNQNSDKSVPLTVDFIRLKSYCNDQSTNIVKVIGGDELSTLTGKNVLIVEDIVETGRTMETLLSLLSECNPKMVKVVSLLVKRTPRSSGYRPDCQHGTQVRVFFTHMVSDVCHSFKSELDKLSKMVLQGQLFTFDLLCDRCS